The Nostoc sp. 'Peltigera membranacea cyanobiont' N6 genome contains the following window.
CCGAATTCAGTGTTTTTGCTGATAAAACTATATATAAATTTTCGGCATCGGAAGGCAGGGCTGCAACAATACACATCGCCCTTTCAATACCAACTTTCAAAAGCGTATCATCTAGGGTAGCGTCACCTTGGAATGCTGTATAACCTTCCATCTGTGCCCTTTGCACAGATTCCATATCAGCATCAATCACTACAAAAGGTACGCCTTCTGCCTGAAATTCCTTGGCAATTTGACGACCAGTTCGACTAAATCCACAGATGATGTAATGTTCTGACAGGGATTCCATTAACCGCCTCTGTTGTTGTAGCCGAATTCCTTCTTGAAAGTAGCCTTGAATAATCGCTTCTGTAAATCTATTGACAATGTAACCAATATTGACTACACCCAACAAAATCAGGGCAATTGTAAACAATCGTCCGCGGCTACCCAGTGGATGAGTCTCACCGTATCCCACAGTCGCTAGAGTGATGACTGTCATGTAAGCCGCATCTTCCCATGCCCAGCCCTCCACTAATGAGTACCACGAAGTGCCAATGAGGAAAACACCGCCAAGAGCGATCGCCCCAGCCATTAACTCCTTTTGGATACGTTGATATTTTTGCTCAAGTGTTGAGAATGAAGTAACAATAGTACTTTTAACCTACTTTTTCTAGTTTTCTGCTAACTTTTTAGTATATTTAAACTCAGTTTGACTTTGAGGATTAACTGATGGCTCAAGCCCTACAAAGAAAACTAGTTACGTTTGAAGAATTTATCACTAAATACCCTGAAAACTCAAATAAACGCTACGAATTACACGATGGAGTAGTAATTGACATACCACCACCGACAGGCGACCATGAGGAGATTATTTTATTTTTAATCGAGAGATTT
Protein-coding sequences here:
- a CDS encoding potassium channel family protein; translation: MAGAIALGGVFLIGTSWYSLVEGWAWEDAAYMTVITLATVGYGETHPLGSRGRLFTIALILLGVVNIGYIVNRFTEAIIQGYFQEGIRLQQQRRLMESLSEHYIICGFSRTGRQIAKEFQAEGVPFVVIDADMESVQRAQMEGYTAFQGDATLDDTLLKVGIERAMCIVAALPSDAENLYIVLSAKTLNSGIRVIARASTEEALQKLRRGGADEVISPYITGGKRMAAAALRPQVLDFVDGILTGADRQLYMEEFLLDPAFCPFVGQSLQKARLRSQSGALVLAIRRVDGTLIGGPTGDTVLMPGDRLIGMGTAEQLRSLNQILGPINSKKLRRPKNS
- a CDS encoding Uma2 family endonuclease, with amino-acid sequence MAQALQRKLVTFEEFITKYPENSNKRYELHDGVVIDIPPPTGDHEEIILFLIERFILEYTRLKLSYGCPKTAFVKHQLDLFRGSQPIQSPTFPELDLTAEQIFNAGNI